The nucleotide sequence AGGTCTATTTGGTGTCATTCAAACCTTATTTAATGTCAAGATTGAATCCGCCAGCTTACCCACTTGGCATACAGATGTGCAATCGTTTGCAGTGAAGGATCTCTCAGGTAAGTTGCGTGCGTATTTTTATTTAGATCCCTATGCTCGCCCAGGTAAGCGTGGTGGGGCTTGGATGGATGATGCGCGTGGCCGAAGAGAATTACCCAATGGCGAGATTCAAATACCAGTAGCGTATTTGGTCTGTAACTTTGCTCCACCCGTCAAAGTGGATGGTGTTTTACGTCAACCCACTATTACCCACGATGATGTCATTACCCTCTTCCATGAAAGCGGTCATGGCCTGCATCACCTTCTAACCCAAGTAAGCGCTTTAGGGGTTTCTGGCATCAATGGCGTGGAGTGGGACGCAGTTGAGTTACCAAGCCAGTTTATGGAAAACTTCTGCTGGGAATGGGAAGTTTTAGAAAAGATGACCTCTCATGTGGAAAACGGCAGACCTTTGCCGCGTGAGCTTTTCGAAAAAATGCTAGCTGCGAAAAACTTTCAAAATGGCTGGATGACGCTGCGCCAAATCTTCATGTCACTAACGGACTGGAGATTACACTCACACTTTGATGCAAAGTCTGCTCAAGGCCAAGCGGTTCTGGATTTGTCTCGCAAGATAGCCAATGAATTCAATGTCATCCCACAGCCTGAGATTTCTCGATGGATTAATACTTTTAGTCATATCTTCGCTGGAGGTTATGCAGCTGGTTATTACAGCTATAAATGGGCTGAAGTCTTATCTGCTGATGCGTACTCTGCATTCGAAGAGGCTGCAAAACTAACAGGATCTATTCTAGATCCAGTTACTGGCGCGCGTTATCGTAAAGAAATCCTAGAGGTTGGAGGTAGTCGCCCCGCTGCCGAGTCCTTCAAAGCCTTTCGTGGTCGAGAGCCAAGCATTGATGCTCTCCTACGACACGGCGGCCTTACTTAAAGCTAGCAAAGCATGGAAATTATTCAACCCAGGTGGGAAATTTTTCCATTACTGACTGAAATAGCTTTGATTCCAGTCTGCCAGAAAGCCAACGCTTTAGCTGAGCAAATGGCAAGCCTTCAAATTGCTGTGGATTAACCATGGAAAACTGGCGAATGAAAGGAAAGATCGCAATATCTACCCAGCTTAACTTTGCCCCCATCAAATAAGGATGTGATTCAAGGGCACCTTCCATAGGTTGGAGCATCACTTCGATTGCATTACCCAAAACTTCAGCAGGTATTAATTCAGGATAGCGATTTGGGTATTTGTATTGGTCTAGCAACTTCTTAAAGGGGCCGTCATTCTTGGCAATCCATACTTGAGCAAGTTGCCGATCAATTGTCAGCCACCCGTCAGGGTCAGACTGCTTAAGGGCCCAATGCATGATGTCCAGACTTTGCTCTAGAACAAGATCGTCAGCCTGTAGAACAGGCACTGTCCCTTTAGGGGAAATGCGCAACATCGATTCAGGCTTATCTCTGAGTGAGATTTCTCGTATCTGGACTTTAATGCCAGCATACTTTAAAGCCATGCGCGCTCTCATAGCATAAGGGCACCGGCGGTAGGAGTACAAAATTGCCGTCATCACTTCATCGCCATCAATAATTGCTTAGGACTGCTTATGATTTTTTGATTTGCGCAATCACTGGCGCATGGTCGGATGGCTGCCCCCAGGTTCTTGGCTCTTTATCTACGATGCTAGCGCTGCATTTTTCTTTGAGGGCATCGCTCAATAAAATATGATCGATTCGTAGGCCTGCATTGCGACGAAACCCCATCATGCGATAGTCCCACCAGCTATACGTTTTAGGCGCTTGTTCAAACATTCTGAATGAATCATGCAACCCAAGGCCAACTAGAGATTGGAATGCTTCGC is from Polynucleobacter sp. MWH-UH23A and encodes:
- a CDS encoding glutathione S-transferase, which encodes MTAILYSYRRCPYAMRARMALKYAGIKVQIREISLRDKPESMLRISPKGTVPVLQADDLVLEQSLDIMHWALKQSDPDGWLTIDRQLAQVWIAKNDGPFKKLLDQYKYPNRYPELIPAEVLGNAIEVMLQPMEGALESHPYLMGAKLSWVDIAIFPFIRQFSMVNPQQFEGLPFAQLKRWLSGRLESKLFQSVMEKFPTWVE